In Podospora pseudoanserina strain CBS 124.78 chromosome 5, whole genome shotgun sequence, a single window of DNA contains:
- the NOP1_2 gene encoding Small subunit processome complex component (COG:S; EggNog:ENOG503NUBA), with protein sequence MIHHDQVAEMLYGYVGAAAAKPTHTDSPGPIPTVIPTPPQFQEIGETGHRTLWVVFALMVLSSGFFAFMSWNVPISKRLYHVITTLITITASLSYFAMASGHATSFSCTPAKDHHKHVPDVGYTECRQVFWGRYVDWAITTPLLLLDLSLLAGIDGAHTLMAVIADVIMVLSGLFASQGETATQRWGWYAIGCVSYLFVIWHVALHGARTVTAKGRGVTRLFSSLALFTFVLWTAYPIVWGIADGAHRTTVDTEILIYAVLDILAKPVFGLWLLFSHRSLAETNVDVGGWWSHGLGAEGRIRIGDEE encoded by the exons ATGATCCACCACGATCAAGTTGCGGAAATGCTCTACGGCTATGTTGGCGCTGCAGCTGCCAAGCCGACGCATACAGACAGTCCCGGTCCCATTCCCACTGTTATCC CAACACCCCCACAGTTTCAAGAAATCGGCGAGACAGGCCACCGGACGTTATGGGTTGTCTTTGCCCTGATGGTCCTCTCCTCGggcttcttcgccttcatGTCATGGAACGTCCCCATCTCCAAGCGACTCTACCATGTCATTACCACCCTGATCACCATTACCGCCTCCCTCAGCTACTTCGCCATGGCCTCTGGCCACGCCACGAGCTTCAGCTGCACCCCTGCCAAGGACCACCATAAGCACGTGCCCGACGTTGGATACACTGAATGCCGTCaggtgttttgggggagatATGTTGACTGGGCCATCACCACGccgctgctcctgctggacCTGTCCTTGTTGGCCGGTATTGATGGTGCTCACACCCTCATGGCTGTTATTGCTGATGTGATTATGGTGTTGAGCGGACTGTTCGCCTCGCAGGGTGAGACAGCTACTCAGAGGTGGGGATGGTATGCCATTGGGTGTGTGTCGTACCTGTTTGTTATTTGGCATGTGGCTCTCCATGGTGCTCGGACTGTGACTGccaaggggaggggtgtgacGAGGCTGTTTAGCTCTTTGGCGCTGTTTACGTTTGTGTTGTGGACCGCTTATCCCAT TGTTTGGGGCATTGCTGACGGCGCTCATCGCACTACTGTTGATACCGAGATCTTGATCTACGCTGTTCTTGACATCCTCGCCAAGCCTGTCTTTGGTCTCTGGCTTCTCTTCAGCCACCGCTCGTTGGCTGAGACCAATGTTGAtgtgggtggatggtggtCCCATGGATTGGGCGCTGAGGGGAGAATCAGGAtcggtgatgaggagtaA
- a CDS encoding hypothetical protein (EggNog:ENOG503PQ3S) translates to MNRSRYVPQQSAYTAAQFQPFGLGPVPTPAQMPGMIPMGYPQQQMFGGSPNPNAMGASPILQQQQAMSPNALWAANFANGPIIEDLCAPPQMGLPTSPPMNALPPRGMPMGAAIHPSSMPQVQNVFGLRQPGTPHPGHGFAPMMPGVPARMVGSYPPGYAAQPQGIAWSHPHQLQFQQQLQQQAAEQHAQQQQQQQQQQQQQGQFLDPTMMLGRPRMEPGFATGGNGTEQMGSPSMGNSPGAQPLTPVESTLQGFMSPDSI, encoded by the coding sequence ATGAACCGCTCACGATATGTACCGCAGCAGTCTGCATATACCGCTGCTCAGTTCCAGCCGTTTGGTCTCGGACCTGTACCAACCCCAGCCCAGATGCCAGGCATGATCCCGATGGGATACCCACAGCAACAGATGTTCGGTGGCAGCCCGAACCCAAATGCCATGGGCGCTTCGCCAATactccagcaacagcaagccaTGTCTCCAAACGCTCTGTGGGCAGCCAACTTTGCCAATGGGCCGATTATTGAGGATCTTTGTGCGCCCCCACAGATGGGACtgccaacctcgccacccATGAACGCCCTTCCACCTCGGGGCATGCCAATGGGCGCAGCAATTCACCCGTCATCCATGCCGCAGGTACAGAATGTGTTTGGCCTCCGTCAACCAGGAACACCACATCCAGGACACGGTTTTGCGCCGATGATGCCGGGAGTGCCAGCTCGCATGGTTGGATCGTACCCTCCAGGTTATGCTGCCCAGCCACAAGGAATTGCATGGTCGCATCCCCACCAGCTTCAgttccaacagcagcttcAGCAGCAGGCGGCTGAGCAACatgctcagcaacaacaacaacaacagcagcaacagcaacagcaaggtCAGTTTCTGGATCCAACGATGATGCTTGGGAGGCCAAGAATGGAGCCTGGGTTTGCTACGGGAGGGAATGGTACCGAGCAGATGGGGTCGCCGTCGATGGGGAATTCGCCAGGTGCGCAGCCGTTGACGCCGGTGGAGAGTACGTTACAGGGTTTCATGTCGCCTGATTCGATCTAG
- a CDS encoding hypothetical protein (EggNog:ENOG503PY1I), producing MSSFHSHRLSLPDRTLRKPQKLRSSPKMDEMEDIVYDSPSYTKPSHHGPPSLTSSTSTLVPSDGGSLLDHFDLPSPPSTPVKSTHQYSSLNSFQSPALSPDLFSSSLSPPSSPSPRRDRHSGRRRSHSRSSSSSSVSSSSSAMELDGGYGGADGGVVPVVRSSRRTPYYPPNSSRSVDRARVYMNRGPHYVPNWTPMSSLPRHVQLQIEERMVKFTA from the coding sequence atgtcctccttccactcccacCGCCTGTCCCTCCCGGACCGCACCCTCCGCAAACCCCAGAAACTGCGGTCCTCTCCCAAGATGGACGAAATGGAAGACATCGTATACGATTCTCCCTCGTacaccaaaccctcccaccacgggcccccctccctcacctcgaGCACCTCGACCCTGGTCCCCTCCGACGGCGGGTCTTTGCTAGATCACTtcgacctcccctcccctccctcaaccccagTCAAGTCAACCCATCAGTACTCCTCTCTCAACAGCTTCCAGTCGCCAGCTCTCTCCCCAgaccttttctcctcctccctgtcacccccctcgtcaccaagcccaagacgTGACCGCCACAGTGGTCGTCGGAGATCTCACTCGAggagctcatcatcctcgtcagtGTCATCGAGCTCATCAGCTATGGAACTGGATGGTGGTTATGGAGGAGCGGATGGGGGTGTAGTCCCTGTTGTGAGATCGAGCAGGCGGACGCCGTATTATCCCCCGAACTCGTCGCGGTCGGTGGACAGGGCGAGGGTGTATATGAATCGGGGGCCGCATTATGTCCCAAATTGGACGCCGATGAGCAGTTTGCCTAGGCATGTGCAGTTGCAGAttgaggagaggatggtgaagtttactgcttga
- a CDS encoding hypothetical protein (EggNog:ENOG503PAF2; COG:M) → MDPLTITTSILTVGATLQQVINLLGNFTNAGTKIAEIQRELNLTAGVLNYIQEQENNNNSPPTLSIDDNAGRPSRRRSNAGVHLSNILRDNISQLQLDLQCFAGELSKLAKPCSSGSKVGRVVANGKVAWKLSYLERMQHSIVNKRKELEFIRNSLVVDRRNDRAPSERRKSADRVASVFFALARQFNDHISNTRLPPPSHDTQEIFVKAVRRRKWREVEGLLEQVHPDFTLGSMEGELFPLHVAAMLGDLVMAELLMSYGATVDCRSQENKTPLMAAIEHDNSVVALALVRRGADVNTSDSRGRTPLHMAARKNSKAVVQTLLNNGADPNAYDIDGNTPLMDAVCREDREIQPTDTSVLRVLLQPNGSTVAADPTLGTKIKDYTPLHHAAAEGWLEDLRIIMKLSHSRRAQECLVLDSRGRTPLWFAAKSGSLQVVEFLVQTGADFNRHSRDNEKPTVLWAAANNAATAEYLLRSGADPNQPNNDGYTLLHRACWSGNTILAELLLRHKADATVRDKDGMQPLHYASREGHEALVEMLLQSSGIDINCVDNTGTTPLMLAADQGHDFIIKLLISYTPAADFKHKDVFGCDAFYIACARGHILCAAYLLGCGADINTRNAKDNTPLHAAVKVGMKDMVGWLLRMGADKGVMSKQPFDGMDVKGTPLEIAKSEGLDEIVELLESWEIDRGRKERYTATRVAL, encoded by the exons ATGGATCCACTGACCATCACTACCTCGATCCTCACTGTGGGCGCAACCCTTCAACAAGTCATCAACCTTCTGGGCAATTTCACCAACGCCGGCACAAAGATCGCCGAGATACAAAGGGAGCTGAATCTCACCGCTGGCGTGCTGAATTACATCCAGGAACaggaaaacaacaacaactctccCCCGACGCTATCGATCGACGATAATGCGGGGCGGCCAAGCCGGAGGAGGTCTAACGCGGGCGTACACCTATCAAATATTCTACGGGACAATATCTCACAGTTACAACTCGACCTACAATGTTTTGCTGGAGAGCTGTCCAAGCTGGCGAAACCATGTTCGTCTGGGTCCAAAGTTGGAAGGGTTGTGGCCAATGGAAAGGTGGCGTGGAAGTTGTCCTACCTCGAAAGGATGCAACATAGCATCGTGAACAAGCgcaaggagctggagttCATTCGGAACAGTCTGGTAGT TGACAGGAGAAACGACCGCGCACCCTCCGAGCGACGCAAATCTGCAGATCGAGTTGCCTCCGTTTTCTTTGCGCTGGCTCGCCAGTTCAACGACCACATCTCCAACACCCGTTTGCCTCCACCTAGTCACGATACCCAAGAGATATTTGTCAAAGCagtgagaaggaggaaatgGCGTGAAGTGGAAGGGCTGCTCGAACAAGTACACCCGGACTTCACGCTGGGGTCGATGGAGGGCGAGCTGTTCCCCCTCCATGTTGCTGCGATGCTTGGAGATTTGGTCATGGCCGAGCTTCTCATGTCGTACGGTGCGACAGTGGATTGTCGTTCAcaggaaaacaaaacaccactCATGGCGGCCATCGAACACGACAACTCTGTAGTAGCCCTGGCCTTGGTACGTCGTGGAGCGGACGTAAATACATCAGATTCACGAGGACGGACCCCTCTGCACATGGCGGCCAGGAAAAACTCCAAAGCTGTTGTTCAGACTCTGTTGAACAATGGCGCTGATCCCAACGCATATGATATTGACGGCAATACCCCTCTCATGGATGCTGTTTGTCGCGAGGACAGGGAGATTCAACCAACCGACACAAGTGTACTCAGGGTTTTGCTTCAGCCAAACGGAAGTACTGTCGCAGCCGACCCAACTCTTGGAACCAAAATCAAAGACTACACGCCGCTTCATCATGCAGCTGCTGAAGGATGGCTAGAGGATCTCCGAATCATTATGAAGCTCTCCCACTCTCGACGAGCCCAGGAGTGCTTGGTGCTTGATTCCAGGGGCCGCACGCCCCTTTGGTTTGCAGCGAAAAGCGGTTCTCTACAAGTCGTGGAATTCCTTGTCCAAACTGGCGCTGATTTTAATCGGCATTCCAGGGACAATGAGAAGCCGACAGTACTTTGGGCTGCTGCCAACAACGCTGCGACAGCAGAGTACTTGTTACGCTCCGGGGCCGACCCAAATCAACCCAACAACGATGGCTACACGCTATTACATCGTGCATGTTGGTCGGGAAACACCATCCTCGCTGAACTGTTGCTACGACATAAGGCAGATGCCACGGTCAGGGACAAGGACGGAATGCAGCCCCTGCACTACGCTTCAAGGGAAGGGCACGAGGCACTGGTCGAAATGCTGCTTCAAAGCAGTGGTATTGATATCAACTGTGTTGACAACACTGGCACCACTCCCCTCATGCTTGCTGCTGACCAGGGCCACgatttcatcatcaaactcctTATCAGCTATACCCCTGCTGCGGACTTTAAACACAAGGATGTCTTTGGCTGTGACGCGTTCTACATTGCTTGCGCCAGGGGTCATATCCTCTGTGCAGCATATCTTCTGGGATGTGGCGCTGACATCAATACTCGGAATGCAAAAGACAACACTCCACTTCATGCTGCGGTCAAGGTTGGGATGAAGGATATGGTGGGCTggctgttgaggatgggggctGACAAAGGGGTGATGTCGAAGCAGCCGTTTGATGGAATGGATGTGAAAGGGACGCCGCTGGAGATTGCGAAGTCAGAAGGGCTCGACGAGATTGTAGAGCTGTTGGAAAGTTGGGAGATTGatagggggaggaaggagaggtaTACTGCTACCAGGGTGGCTTTATGA
- a CDS encoding hypothetical protein (EggNog:ENOG503Q4J2; COG:S) — translation MYLVNVATKKLETFSADNIPPYAILSHTWGNDDEELSFRDIIDGLLKPGTLGVFKLDGCCKQAQLHGLGYVWIDTCCINKSDHVELSEAINSMFKWYRDAVICYVYLADATPNTRLSNSRWFRRGWTLQELLAPQELSLYGSDWTFLGSREDLAVSIEHATGIPEGFLYGDGDFYRASVAQRFSWASKRTTKRKEDMAYCLLGLFDVSLPIIYGDDHAFARLQREIMLKLRDDSIFAWGLSYEHPTKEQSQDTIRASAGALAESPKDYEYCGAIVSHGSHSSPSNKFVIESGFLCITTITYTAQEGGTYGLLNCGTKDHTSEHVVGIPLQHSTSGDYYFRPHSYSARIFPKQTTDSRSVSQSIHIQMFRDQEISRLSKPSWSIRLRTSGCLLKVLEVYPPGRLHNKLIHVDPDFDSADAVDRTWVRLQRHGNESHLLPDFILILTITRHPDDVQGRLTCALAICSCFTTLKEIADNAQLLWKSIFIRKQASNVSQHIGAALWRSSDSLSGHPRISVVMSEIVSPPDTTIDLTQQLSRVRLPDRFLSALEHEDCLNQRLARKGNELEAREKQLNKTRDMLTELNKQIEKLEASKKSLNAEDHISAIEVEKLKNEKSKLESKRFKVSLNRTYLEGCLDEHHDGRNKWLRKIRLPIEKGDVTAGDDSFLDHRLENLVRLLISVESSAPLTSTKYNPPQDMTPLAYAIQEGCYELLQRLLDQGADVNEIYANGRTALLAAVIWDKDMVVQKLLEHGAIVWPALLWSVQNCDRADTLSPLLKLEETALEVDAERFRMLLLLAAEQGSKEIILELLSWGEGRHTFDLSSKSNQDVVWAAAVKNHDSTVRTLIKHDCSPNPLSCQRLLLRSVLENCASLPPVLWEKKKADIHAKYMGGRNLLWLAADRGYDSVIGSLALIQTVIDPGSMGRQMTIADDFGQNALSRAAENGHVNAAVRLLLWEDPTVRDHDGHTALWYAVINGHADVLQALMKHKSIREDLWEMGKLLWWAVETDQEQMVDVILANDGALAFQHRYHDPHALLWSALGKGTTRIVGKLLAYREFQVHSVEMLQYAEKHRYDDLVRLLSLSNLLTLAVQGRMVVVDRVKPETGDKKQVRFGHHDGISKFEGSIVPVETLREEEDEI, via the exons ATGTATCTTGTCAACGtagcaacaaaaaaactcGAGACTTTTTCGGCAGACAACATTCCACCCTACGCCATATTGTCTCATACTTGGggcaacgacgacgaggagcttTCTTTTCGCGATATCATTGACGGACTCCTCAAGCCTGGAACACTGGGCGTCTTCAAACTCGATGGCTGCTGTAAACAGGCCCAGCTCCACGGGCTTGGTTACGTTTGGATCGATACCTGTTGCATCAACAAGTCCGACCATGTTGAGCTGAGCGAGGCAATCAACTCGATGTTCAAGTGGTATCGCGATGCTGTGATTTGCTACGTATACCTTGCCGATGCTACACCAAACACTCGCCTCTCGAACAGCCGCTGGTTTCGGCGAGGATGGACGCTTCAAGAGCTCCTGGCACCTCAGGAGCTGAGTCTGTATGGTTCGGATTGGACCTTTCTCGGATCCCGAGAAGACCTTGCAGTGTCGATTGAGCACGCCACTGGGATACCCGAAGGCTTCCTGTatggagatggtgatttTTACCGGGCAAGCGTCGCTCAGCGATTCTCTTGGGCATCAAAGCGAACCACCAAGCGCAAAGAGGACATGGCTTACTGTCTCCTTGGACTGTTTGACGTTTCGCTGCCGATTATCTACGGTGATGATCATGCTTTCGCTCGGCTTCAACGCGAAATCATGCTTAAGCTGCGCGACGATTCCATATTTGCCTG GGGTCTAAGCTATGAACATCCTACCAAGGAACAGTCACAGGACACAATTAGGGCATCCGCAGGGGCTCTCGCCGAGTCTCCGAAGGACTATGAGTACTGTGGGGCTATCGTCTCTCATGGCTCCCACAGCTCTCCGTCAAACAAGTTCGTCATCGAAAGCGGATTCCTCTGTATTACAACAATCACCTACACAGCTCAAGAGGGCGGTACCTACGGGCTTTTGAATTGTGGAACAAAAGATCACACAAGCGAGCATGTCGTTGGCATCCCTCTTCAGCACAGCACCTCTGGAGACTATTACTTTCGACCCCACAGCTACAGCGCCAGGATATTCCCTAAGCAAACGACGGATTCCAGAAGCGTTAGCCAATCGATTCACATTCAGATGTTTCGGGATCAAGAGATATCGAGGTTGTCGAAACCGAGCTGGTCGATCCGACTCAGGACATCAGGTTGTTTACTCAAGGTCCTTGAGGTATATCCTCCAGGGCGTTTACACAACAAACTGATCCACGTAGACCCCGACTTTGATTCCGCCGATGCTGTAGACCGGACCTGGGTACGGTTACAACGACACGGTAACGAGAGTCACCTGCTACCCGACTTCATTCTCATATTGACTATCACACGACACCCTGATGACGTACAAGGCAGACTGACTTGCGCCCTTGCAATTTGTTCATGTTTCACCACCTTGAAAGAGATCGCAGACAATGCGCAATTGTTATGGAAGAGCATCTTCATCCGAAAGCAAGCCAGCAACGTATCTCAGCACATCGGTGCCGCTTTGTGGCGAAGCTCCGATTCGCTAAGTGGTCACCCAAGGATTTCTGTTGTGATGTCGGAGATTGTCTCACCCCCTGATACCACAATCGATTTGACTCAGCAGCTGTCGAGGGTCAGATTGCCAGACAGGTTTCTGAGCGCCTTGGAGCACGAAGACTGCCTCAATCAGCGCTTGGCTCGGAAAGGTAACGAGCTTGAAGCCAGAGAAAAACAGCTAAACAAAACACGCGACATGCTGACCGAGCTCAATAAGCAAATTGAGAAGCTGGAAGCGTCAAAGAAGTCATTGAATGCCGAGGACCACATCTCTGCAATAGAGGTGGAGAAGTTAAAAAACGAAAAGAGCAAACTGGAATCGAAGAGATTCAAGGTGAGCTTGAATCGAACATACCTTGAAGGATGTCTGGATGAACACCACGACGGGCGCAATAAATGGCTTCGGAAAATCAGGCTACCCATTGAAAAAGGGGATGTAACAGCCGGCGATGACTCGTTTCTTGACCATCGGCTTGAAAATCTGGTCAGGCTTCTGATTTCCGTGGAAAGTTCCGCTCCTTTAACTTCAACAAAATACAACCCACCCCAGGATATGACACCACTGGCTTATGCCatccaagaaggctgctACGAGCTTCTGCAGCGGCTTCTTGACCAGGGCGCTGATGTGAATGAGATATATGCGAACGGCAGGACTGCCCTCTTGGCCGCAGTAATCTGGGATAAAGACATGGTGGTCCAGAAACTGCTTGAGCATGGAGCAATAGTTTGGCCGGCACTGCTATGGTCGGTTCAAAACTGCGACAGAGCTGACACACTTTCACCACTCCTCAAGTTAGAAGAGACGGCTCTTGAAGTGGATGCCGAGAGGTTTCgtatgctgctgctgctggctgcgGAGCAGGGATCGAAAGAAATTATTCTAGAGCTTTTGTCGTGGGGCGAGGGCAGGCACACTTTCGATCTCAGCAGTAAGTCGAATCAAGACGTTGTCTGGGCTGCTGCAGTCAAAAATCACGACTCGACAGTACGGACTCTCATCAAGCATGATTGCAGTCCGAATCCGTTGAGCTGCCAGCGCTTACTCCTTCGATCGGTCTTAGAGAATTGCGCCAGCCTTCCCCCGGTCTTatgggagaagaagaaggcggacATACACGCCAAGTACATGGGTGGCCGCAATCTTCTATGGTTGGCAGCAGACCGGGGGTACGATTCTGTGATTGGGTCCTTGGCGCTGATCCAAACAGTGATTGACCCTGGCAGTATGGGGAGGCAGATGACCATCGCAGACGATTTTGGCCAGAACGCGCTTTCCCGAGCTGCCGAGAATGGACATGTTAACGCTGCTGTCAGATTGCTGCTCTGGGAAGATCCGACTGTCAGAGATCATGACGGACACACAGCACTTTGGTACGCCGTAATCAACGGACATGCAGATGTATTGCAGGCCCTGATGAAACACAAGTCCATCAGGGAGGATCTTTGGGAAATGGGAAAACTGTTATGGTGGGCAGTCGAGACGGACCAAGAGCAAATGGTGGACGTTATCTTGGCCAATGACGGAGCTCTGGCCTTTCAGCATCGCTACCATGACCCTCATGCGCTTCTCTGGAGTGCGCTTGGAAAAGGTACTACCAGGATTGTGGGAAAACTCCTTGCATACCGAGAGTTTCAGGTTCACAGTGTCGAAATGCTCCAATATGCGGAGAAACACCGATATGATGACCTGGTCAGgctcttgtccttgtccaaCCTACTGACATTGGCGGTCCAAGGTCGAatggttgtggttgatcGGGTGAAGCCTGAGACGGGAGACAAAAAGCAAGTGAGGTTTGGGCACCACGATGGAATTTCCAAGTTTGAAGGAAGTATCGTACCGGTTGAAACgttgagagaagaagaggatgagatcTAG
- a CDS encoding hypothetical protein (EggNog:ENOG503P8AI; COG:S) has product MVDLLLFTFLLIRAAVAASCADGNTIQFRVGNCTIRSPNEPEVQSWGAEVALNNERTICMVPSTVLNDTFLTTTSLCQSSEQLKVHQVDMTPAQCASRRGGPVSADKFKGVPLSNLVQNPGWTLLNNTIEDAVEVSMQLSRQAITTTVGLITKGQNSAASHLGLATDSSILKVLKGQGLIVARSFGLNVGSQSVQSPRGGSLVLGGYDQGSVANPFLHEFPIPQNDRLQDRHCPLQAELTGLTLEIKMANASETESRDIFSKSTGITVCVEPYDNLFRLPSETLSALLGYVNQTTEQRTHLVPVTEYADELVNLEPGLVYRRSSGEFNAALRFTINDKMTVEVPFHELQRPLRGLDSNGAAVLNTSYNELQIFGDPAPGNAPVLGKAFLSQVYLFVDYDAGKFYMAPLNSEAGAVLPVATGTCPSGGLTATEKGLIALGAVLGALVLAILAWAIYRWRRRRNPRINGTEAQAMDHSPGNATSGAQNRSVVGTGQFPSRNRSREMQDTLSQNSAAGADSGFAIGHAPFGHLSRQSVETGRSYESPPHRPTHTGIV; this is encoded by the exons ATGGTCGATCTTTTACTGTTCACATTCCTTCTGATCAGGGCGGCTGTCGCGGCAAGCTGCGCGGATGGAAACACAATTCAATTCCGCGTTGGGAACTGTACAATCCGGTCGCCAAACGAGCCAGAGGTGCAGTCTTGGGGAGCCGAAGTTGCTCTTAACAATGAGAGAACGATATG CATGGTTCCTTCAACGGTGCTCAACGATACTTTCTTAACGACAACCAGTCTTTGCCAGTCGTCCGAGCAACTCAAAGTCCACCAAGTCGACATGACCCCAGCGCAGTGTGCCTCGAGAAGGGGAGGACCAGTTTCTGCCGACAAGTTCAAGGGAGTGCCACTCAGCAATCTGGTGCAGAATCCAGGATGGACCTTACTGAACAACACTATTGAGGATGCCGTCGAGGTGAGCATGCAGTTGTCAAGACAGGCCATCACAACAACTGTCGGATTGATCACCAAAGGCCAAAACTCGGCAGCATCTCATCTAGGGCTTGCAACAGACTCATCCATCTTGAAGGTACTAAAGGGTCAAGGTTTGATCGTCGCAAGATCTTTTGGATTGAACGTTGGATCGCAAAGTGTTCAGTCGCCGCGAGGTGGAAGTCTTGTGCTCGGAGGCTACGACCAAGGAAGTGTTGCCAATCCATTCCTTCACGAATTTCCGATTCCGCAAAACGACAGACTCCAGGATCGGCATTGCCCCCTGCAGGCCGAACTAACTGGACTGACGCTTGAGATAAAGATGGCAAATGCGAGTGAAACAGAAAGCAGGGACATCTTCAGCAAATCAACCGGAATAACAGTCTGTGTTGAGCC ATACGACAATTTGTTCCGCTTGCCCTCAGAAACCCTCTCCGCTTTGCTCGGCTATGTGAACCAAACCACTGAACAACGCACCCACTTGGTACCAGTTACTGAGTATGCAGACGAGTTGGTGAATCTCGAACCTGGTTTGGTCTATCGGAGATCATCTGGAGAGTTCAATGCGGCGCTACGGTTTACCATCAATGACAAGATGACAGTGGAGGTGCCATTTCACGAGCTTCAGAGACCATTGAGGGGCCTTGATAGCAACGGAGCTGCCGTTTTGAACACATCCTATAATGAACTGCAAATCTTTGGTGATCCAGCTCCTGGAAATGCGCCCGTCCTGGGGAAAGCTTTTCTTTCACAG GTGTATCTTTTCGTCGATTACGATGCTGGAAAGTTCTATATGGCACCTCTGAACAGCGAAGCGGGTGCGGTGCTGCCGGTTGCGACAGGAACTTGTCCCTCAGGGGGGCTGACAGCCACCGAAAAAGGCCTTATCGCTTTGGGGGCCGTCTTGGGTGCTCTGGTTCTTGCTATTCTCGCATGGGCTATCTATAGATGGCGCCGAAGACGCAACCCACGCATCAACGGCACAGAGGCTCAAGCTATGGACCATTCTCCAGGTAATGCGACATCTGGCGCACAAAATCGATCAGTTGTGGGAACTGGTCAGTTTCCAAGTCGGAACAGGTCCCGAGAGATGCAAGACACACTGTCACAGAACTCGGCCGCGGGTGCGGATAGTGGTTTTGCCATTGGACATGCACCTTTCGGACATCTTTCACGGCAATCTGTGGAAACTGGACGGAGTTATGAGAGTCCACCACATAGGCCAACTCATACCGGGATAGTATAA
- a CDS encoding hypothetical protein (EggNog:ENOG503P4HN), translating to MSSTTMNCPVVGTTNTTLPPSHPDIDLNKPGQTCPVVGATTDHHHNLHKHPQVPHPGLSAEHNHDDANACPVLTGKLVNEPKSQQMDDQVCPVVGTATTVLPPDHPSTEGKAGDAICPVTKARVDHHKGKLHGHPDVSHASAGAVCPVAGVRAS from the coding sequence ATGTCTTCAACCACAATGAACTGCCCCGTCGTTGgaaccaccaacaccactctGCCCCCTTCGCACCCAGACATCGATCTGAACAAGCCAGGCCAGACCTGCCCTGTCGTCGGTGCTACAAcggaccaccaccacaaccttcaCAAGCATCCTCAAGTTCCCCACCCCGGACTCTCCGCCGAGCACAACCACGACGATGCGAATGCCTGCCCCGTCTTGACGGGCAAGCTCGTCAACGAGCCCAAGAGCCAGCAAATGGATGATCAGGTCTGCCCTGTCGTAGGAACCGCCACCACGGTTCTCCCTCCCGATCACCCTTCCACTGAGGGCAAGGCAGGCGATGCTATCTGCCCGGTGACCAAGGCGAGGGTTGACCACCACAAGGGGAAGCTGCATGGGCACCCTGACGTGAGCCATGCTAGTGCTGGGGCTGTTTGCCCTGTTGCTGGAGTCAGGGCCTCCTAA